The following nucleotide sequence is from Pseudobutyrivibrio ruminis HUN009.
TCACATACGTGAAGCTCTGTTTTTTTTGTTTACACTAATTCAAGTGAGAGACGCCTTTCTAAAATTAAATATAGAAAACTTGAGTTAGATACTTGAAACCACATCTGAATTGTGCTATGTTATATATGCGTTAGAGAAGGCTAACGCTAATTCATATTAGCTAACATTGGTTGGGTGTGATTAATTATAGGCCGGTACAGCTAATTGAGGGATAAATAAAAGTAAGGAAGTAATATATGATGCCATTAGTAGTTGCGCCAACAGGCGAAGAACAGATGATTAAGCGAATTGGCGGTTCAGAAGAAGTGAAGCGTCACTTGCAAGAGCTTGGTTTTGTGCCAGGGGGATTTGTAACAGTAGTAAACGAGATAGGTGGAAACCTAATCGTTAATGTTAAGGAGTCAAGAGTAGCTGTTGATAAACAACTGGCTCAAAAGATATTTATATAGTAAAAAGGAGAGAAAAATGAAGACATTAAGAGATGTAAGTGTCGGTGAAACAGTTACAGTTGCTAAGCTTACTGGCGAAGGCGCTGTAAAGAGAAGAATCATGGACATGGGTATTACAAAGGGTGTTGAGATTTACGTTCGTAAGATTGCTCCATTGGGAGATCCAGTTGAAATTACAGTTAGAGGATATGAGCTTTCTGTACGTAAGGCTGATGCAGAAATGATTCTTTTAAAGGAGGATTAGAAAAGTGGGAATTCGTATTGCGCTTGCAGGTAATCCAAACTGCGGTAAAACAACATTGTTCAATGCACTTACAGGTTCTAACCAGTTCGTTGGTAACTGGCCAGGTGTTACTGTAGAGTACAAAGAGGGTAAATTCAAAGGTGATAAGGAAGTTACAATCGTTGACCTTCCTGGTATCTATTCACTCTCTCCATATACATTAGAGGAGGTTGTATCTCGTAACTATCTTATTGATGAAAAGCCAGATGCAATTATCAATGTTATCGATGGTACAAACCTTGAAAGAAACCTTTATCTTACAACACAGATTGTTGAGCTTGGTATCCCAGTAGTTATCGGTATCAACATGATGGACGTTGTAGAAAAGAATGGTGATAAGATTAACGCTGCAAAGCTTTCAGAAGAAATCGGTGTTCCAGTTTATGAGCTTTCTGCTTTAAAGAACAGAGGTCTTAAGGAAATCGTTGATGCAGCAGTTAAGGCTGGAAAGGAAGCTAAGCCACAGTCACCAAAGCACAGATTTGATGGTTCAGTAGAGCATGCACTTGCTCACATCGAGGAGCTTTGCTTACATAATATTTCTGATGAAAATGTTCAGAGATGGTATTCAATTAAATTATTTGAGCGTGATGAAAAGATTCAGGAAAAGCTTGGTCTTACATCTGATGTTATCGCTCACATCGAAAACGACATTGCTTCATGCGAGAAGGAAATGGATGATGATTCAGAGTCAATCATCACTGGCGAAAGATATAACTACATCGGTACAATCATCAATGGTTGTGTAAAGAAGGGTTCAAAGGGAATGACAACATCTGATAAGATTGATCAGATTGTTACAAACAGATTCCTTGCACTTCCAATCTTTGCAGTAGTTATGTTCCTTGTATATTTTGTATCAGTTACAACAGTTGGTACATGGGCTACTGATTGGGCAAATGATGGTGTGTTCGGCGATGGATGGCATTTATTTGCTATTGGTTCTGCTGATTATGCAGATGCAGCAGATGAGTATACAGCAAATCAGCTTATCGTAGATGGCTATGATTTATATGTAGAAGAGAATGGCACAGAGCCAACAGGCGATTTCGAATATCCTGTAGAGGATGAAGAGACAGCTGCTGTTGAATACGAGACAGCTACACTTGCTGATTATGAGGCAGCTGCAGCTTATGTTGAGGCAAATGAAGAGCCAGACCCGGCAAACTATGGAATTTGGATTCCAGGTGTTCCTGTGTTTGTAGAAGCTGGTCTTGATGCAATCGGTTGTAACGATGTAGTTAAGGGACTTATCCTTGATGGTATCGTGGCAGGTGTAGGTGCAGTTCTCGGATTCGTTCCACAGATGCTTGTACTTTTCATCTTCCTTGCATTCCTTGAGTCTTGTGGATACATGGCTCGTGTTGCTTTCATCATGGACCGTATCTTCAGAAAGTTTGGTCTTTCAGGTAAGTCATTTATTCCAATGCTTATCGGTACAGGTTGTGGTGTTCCAGGTATCATGGCATCACGTACTATCGAAAATGATAGAGATCGCAAGATGACAATCATGACAACAACATTTATTCCATGTGGAGCTAAGCTTCCATTCATCGCAATGGTAGCAGGCGCTATCTTTGGTGGAGCAGCTTGGGTTGCACCAGCAGCATACTTCCTTGGAATTTTTGCAATCATCGTATCTGGTATCATGCTTAAGAAGACAAAGCTCTTCGCAGGCGACCCAGCACCATTTGTTATGGAGCTTCCAGCATACCACTGGCCAACAGTTGGTAACGTACTCCGCAGCATGTGGGAGCGTGGCTGGTCATTCATCAAGAAAGCTGGTACAATTATCTTACTTTCAACAATCGTAGTTTGGTTCTGTACATTCTTTGGTGTTGTTGATGGAGCATTTACAATGCTTGAGGAAGACCAGATTGATCATTCTATCCTTGCTACACTTGGTAGATGCCTTGCATGGATTTTCATTCCACTTGGATTTGGTGATTGGGAGGCAACAGTTGCTTCTATCACAGGTCTTGTTGCTAAGGAAAACATCGTTGGTACACTTGCTATTATCTACGGTGCTTCTGGTGATGTTTACGAGACAATGCGTGCAGCATTTACTGATGCTTCAGGTTTTGCATTCCTTGCATTCAACCTTCTTTGCGCTCCTTGCTTCGCTGCTATGGGCGCAATCAAGCGCGAAATGAACAACACAAAGTGGTTCTGGACAGCAATCGGATATCAGTGTGGTTTCGCATGGGTAATCGGACTTATCGTATATCAGGTAGGTAAGGTATTCACAGGCGAAGGATTCACATTCGGTACAATCTTTGGTATCGCAGCTATCTGCTGCCTTGTATACGGATTGTTCCGTAAGGATAAATACAACAAATAAGAGGTAATAATTATGGGTACATTCATAGTAGTAGTTATATTAATTGCAATTGTTGCAGCAATAGTTCATTCATTAGTCAAAGCTCGCAAGCGTGGCGAACATCCAGCGTGTGGTGGAGACTGTGGTAGCTGCGGCGGAAGCTGTGGATGTCACTAACGTATATACGAATCCCTTGGTCGGTAACGGCCGGGGGATTTTTTAATTGATTAAAAAAATTAAGACATGTTGCGGACTATGTGGCTTTTTGGTATTATTTGAAGTATGAGCGAGGAAATCAAATTTTCCGTAATAATGCCTACATACGGAGTGGGCGACTATATTGGTGATGCACTTGGCTGTCTTCAAATGCAGACCTATGACAACTTTGAAGTTATCATAGTGGATGATTGTTCTCCGGATTCTTCGGGAGACATTGCTAGAGGATATATGGAGCGTGATGACCGCTTCTATTATGTTAAGCATGAGACAAATCAAGGAGTATCTGCTGCTAGAAATACAGGCATAGAGCATGCCACTGGGGACTACATTTTATTCCTGGACCCAGACGATTTATATGAAAGAAATCTTCTTAGAGTATGTGCAGCAGCCTTGGAAAGAAACCCTGTGGATTTGCTTGTATATAGCTTTACTGAGGATTATAGAAATGCAGCAGGCAAAATCGAATTCATGAAGGGGATTACCCTTGATATGATGGATTATGATGATGATATGGTTACCACAAGTGATGCTGCAACAATCCATAAAATGGCGATGCAGATGGAAGCCATAACAATGCTTGGTTATCCTTGGAATAAATGCTACAAGACAAGCATCATTAAGGAGAATAATCTTCAGTATCAAAAGATTAAGCATGTAGAAGATATTCTTTTTAACTGCGACTTTTTAGATTACACAACATCACTTACAGTGCTAAACGATGTTTTATATCACTACAGAAATCAGGGACAGGTTCGTCTTACAGGTGGAGAAATCGAGGACTACTTTAAGCTCCAAAAGATTCGTATCGAGAGAATCTATGACCAGCAACAGAAATGGAGGACCTGCGATTTCGAAGCGCTGGGTACTCTTTCAAAGGAATACTTCAGAAGCTTCCAATCAGCAATGGTTCGCCAGTTGGAGTCAGGCGTAAAGACAGACGATATTTTGAAATGGTGTAATGCGGAAGCAGAGACAGAACTGTATCAAAATCTTCGCAGATATATGCCGGAGGATTCCAAGACTCTGAAGCTTTTGTATAAGCCTCTGACAGAGGGAATGTTTGGGACAGCTCTTAGAAGAGCCAGACTTATGAAGTATACTAAGAGCCATTTCCCTGGAGTGTTTAATAGGGCTAAGCAGCTTAGATAGGCTGATTTGCTTTTAACAATTGGCTAAGGTATAATATAGCTAAGTTTCGAAGAGGAGGTTAAGGATGACAGATCAAGGGTTTTTAATTTTCTTTTTTGTATTAATACTTTTAGTAGTTATAGTGGCAGTTATAGCAGTAGTTTCTGCAGTGTCAGGAGCAGCAGCTGCAATCGCCGATGAAGAGGACGAGGAAGAAGCTTAGGCCACGTTTAATCAGGTTATGCTAGGGCACCTTTATGGTGCCCTATACTTTTAATTAGGAGATAGATTTGGATATAAAAATTATTATTGCAATGCACAAACCATTTCAGGTTCCAAGTGGAGAGGATTATGTTCCACTTCAGGTAGGTGCAGCAGGCAAAGATAGTATAGGTAATATTTTAAGGGACGATGAGGGAGATAATATCTCTGCTAAGAATCCTTATTATTGTGAGTTGACTGGTCTTTATTATGCATGGAAGAATTTGGATGCAGAGGCTATAGGCTTGGTTCATTACAGAAGATATTTTTCGCTAAAGTCTAAAAGTTACAGAAAGCATCATGGATGTTTTGATTCAGTGCTATCTCATGACGAGGCAAAGGCACTTCTTACAAGGGCAGATGTTATAGTCCCTAAAAAGCGCCGTTACTATATTGAAAGTTTGTATAGTCATTATGCCCATACATTAGATGGCGCACATTTGGATATAGCAAAAAAAATCGTAGGTCAATATTATCCAGAATACATGAGTTCATTGGTAAAGGTTTATGCAAGGTCATGGGGATATATGTTTAATATGGCCATTATGCCAAAGAAGGAATTGGATGAGTATTGTACTTGGTTATTTGATATCCTTGGCCGTATGGAAGAAAAGATAGATGCTTCATCATTGGATGCATTTTCAGCACGACTTTATGGAAGAGTTAGTGAAATTCTTTTTAATGTTTGGATTGATAAAAAGCAGGAGGAAGGTTTATCCATTGTGGAATGTCCTGTAATCGATATGGAACCAATCAATTGGCCAAAGAAGATTCTAGGATTTTTGCAAGCTAAGTTTTTCGGAAAGAAATACAAAGCAAGCATGTAAGATTAGAGGCGAGAATAATGAAAATATCAGTGATTACCCCATTCTATGAAGGGGAAAAATATATGGAAAAATATGTGGCTTGCATGGAAGCAAATCGCAAATCATTAGAGGCTGCTGGGCACAGCCTAGAGGTTGTACTTGTAAATGACAGCCCATGGAAAAAGCTAGAGGCATTGCCAATTAACAACCAATACTTTTCTGTTATTACAAATCCAGAAAACAAGGGAATACACTACAGCAGGGTATCAGGATTACAGTCATCAACCGGGGATTATGTTATGTTCCTTGATCAAGATGATTTGCTCGAAGCAGATGCTCTTGTAAAAATGGTAGATGCAATTTCTTCAAAATCGTGTGATATGATTATCGCAAATGCGAAGCTGGAGCAGGCAGATGGCTCATATTTATCATGGTATAGAACTGATGCTCACTGGAATAGAGTTTGGGATTTGCAGACATATCTCAAGGTAGGAATTCAAATCATCTCACCTGGACAGTGTTTGATAAAGAAAAGTGCGATTCCAGAATTTTGGAAGGAGCATTTGGTCAGAGTAAATGGCGCTGATGATTATTATTTATGGCTTCTTATGCTTGCAGCAGGAAAGCGAGCTGCTTATTTAAAAGAAGCTTTATACATTCATAAATACACTGGAGCAAACATTTCCGCAGATACATCTGCCACAGATGCTTCAGTATACGACTTTATAGAATTACTATACGATTGTGATTATTTTAAAGAGGAAGACATAATCACTCTCCACGAAATGATTACATATAAAGCTCAGTTTAGAAAGAGTAGCTTGATAGGTAAAGTCGGATGCTCTTTAGCAAATCTTGGAATATTTATTTTTAACCTTAAGTTTAAGCGAGAGACTAAGACCAAGTATGGTTTTAACAGATAATCTAGGAGATATGGAATGAAAGATGTAGCAATTCTACTTGCCACATATAATGGGGCAAAGTATTTGCGTGCTCAGCTGGACAGTCTTTTCGGACAGACAAATCAGGATTTTCGAATAGTTGCACATGATGATGGTTCCTCAGACGAGACCATCGATATTTTAAACGAATACAGGGATAAGCATCCAGATAGAATGGAAATCATTTATGGACATCCAACAGGAAGCCCTAAGGCAAATTTCATGTATTTGCTATCTGAAGTAGAGGCGGACTACTATTTCTTTTGTGACCAGGATGATGTTTGGTATCCAGATAAGGTTAAGAAGAGCATAGAGAAGCTACTTGAAACAGAGATAGACGCTGGTGGAATGGATAGGAAACCAGCTATCGTATTTACGGATATGACAGTTGTGGATGAGAATCTTAATGTTATAGATAATTCGTTTATACGATACTTAGGTAGAAGCCCAAAGAACACAGCCTACACTCAGATTATTATCGACAATCCGGCTGCAGGGACAACTATGTGCTTTAATAGAGCTTTGAGGGACATAGCTGTGTCATGCGATAGCGTTCAGTGGGAAAATGTGCCAATGCATGATGCGTGGCTTCTTGAGATAGCATCCATATTTGGAACAGTTTATGCAATTGAAGAGCCTTTGGTTTATTATCGACAGACTGGTCACAACACCATGGGCGCAGTTACAGAATCAACTTCTGAAAAGGTGGCTCGTAACGCAGGGGACATAGCAAATGGATTTCTTTGCAAGAAAAAGGCTTTCATAAATGAAGCCCGAGTTTTTGCCAGAGAGATTCTTAGGCTAAAGGATATACCGGAGGACAAGCTGAAAGTGCTAAACGGTTTTGTGCACATAGGCTCAAAGCCAAAACTTTATAGAATCAGTTATTATCGCAGACATAATTTTACCCGAGCCAAACATAATCTTTGGATGAGGCTTTGGGTATAGAATAGAGGAAATGTAATGGCAGAGAAATCAGCAGTATTTTTTGATATAGATGGTACACTTTGGAACTACGATAAATTCATTCCAGATAGCTGTAGAGAGGGAATAAAACAACTTAGGGAAAATGGACATCTTGCATTTATCTGTAGTGGACGAGCAAGGTCTTTCATACAGGATCCAGATTTACTTAGCTTGGGATTTGATGGAATTGTTTGTTCATGTGGATGTCATATTGAAATAGGTGGAAAAACAGTCTACGAAAAATTAATCGATGCGGATAAAGCTATAGAAACAGTTGAGATGATTCGTGGATACGGATTCAGACCTATTCTCGAAGGTCCAAATCAGTTGTATATGGAAGACCGTGAGTTTGGACTGGATGATGGATTTGGCAACATATTGCGCAGGGACATGGGAAGTAATTTGCTTGGAATCGACAGCAATTATGGCAAGTGGACTATCAACAAAATGTCATGCGCAACAGATGTTGATGAGGAAATGAGAATAGAGTGCTATGATAGACTTCGTAAGGACTATCAGATTATCGAGCATAGTGATACTGTTTGTGAGTTGGTGCCTATAGGTCATACCAAAGCGACAGGCATGATGAAAGCATGTGAGCTTGCAGGCATTGATCCAAAGAATACATATGCATTTGGCGACAGCGAGAATGATTTAGATATGCTTGCAGCAGCTGCTGTAGGTATTGCAATGGGAAACGGCACTGAACGTGCAAAGGCAACAGCAGATTATGTGACAACTGCCTTTGACGATGATGGCATATACAATGGATTAAAGCACTTTGGGTTAATCTAAAATTAAGCTAAATAATATAAAGCCTTATCACCGAGTGTGATAAGGCTTTTTTGCGATTAATTTTCGGAGGAATTTAACATATTAAGATTTGCAATAGCAGATTCAGCCTCCGATTCAGACATACTATTAAGCTGTGTGAGTATATCATCTAGATTTACATCAGCTTCAAAATCATCTTCAAGTTCAACTTCATTAAGTTGAACTACGCATTCAGTAACTACTTCTTTAGGCGCTGTTTCTAGTATGTTTTCGATAGTGATATTTCCAGCAATATCAATTTTTGCATTAATATCAAAACCGGTATTTGCAAATTCAGGAAGGTTACATTCATCTAGGATGGCTTTTATAGTTTTTTCAGATACGTCATCGAAGAAAATAGTATATGATGCCCCCTCGGGAACCTCAAAAGAAGATGAAAGCTCAACTAATGTAGTTTCAGCTCCTTCAAAGTATGCTTCGCAGTATTCTTTTTTATAGGTAATGTTGACAGTGCAAAGATATTCATGGGTTTTTTCGATTACCTCCACAATCTCACTTCTTTCTTCCTCAATTTCAGTTGATGTTTCAGGTGAATCTTCGACTATTTCATCAAATGATTCAGGGGATAATTCGTCTGGCTTTTCATTGAAAGTGGTGTTTTCTTCAGTTTGTTCAGTTTCTTCTATTACTTCAGTGTCTTCTCCAACTGCTTCAGTGTCTTCTCCATCTGCTTCTGTTTCTGCTGCCTCATCTGGTGACACGATTTCTTCAGAAGATTCATATACTTGTTTGTTATTATCATCAGCGTAAACTGTGGTGGAAAAGAACAACGAAGATACAGTTGTGGCTAGTATTAAAGTGATTAGTTTTCTTTTCATTTATTAATGCCTTTCTATTCCTAGTTAATATTCTATTTTGATTTGGTTAATGCGGTAAGGTCCAAAAGCATTTCCAATGTAATTGCCGGAGCTATTGTAGTTTTTTACAATGGTTTGAGCATTGATTACTATATATAATCCCATTAAATCTTTGTCGGAGCGGTCTGATAAGTCAAAAACAGCATCCATAACGGCTACAGATGTGGAACCAGAGGAAAGGTTGCGTTGATCGACAATTGCTCCCTTTGAATTCATTAATGATATAACGGCATCACAGGCAACCAGATTAATTGAAATAGCTTGCGGGCCAGGGCTTATTTTGTCTGCAGCAAGTGTACATGAACCATAGCCTATTCCAGCAGGGGCGCCGGATATGTCATCGGAAGTGAATATTTTCAAACCGGAACCATGGTAGACTGTAGCTGAGCGTTGCTCGGAATTGGTTGTGCTTTCGTCTACAGATTTTATTCCAAATGTGGCAGTATAAATTGTTTTATCGCTATAGGATTGAGTAGCAACATTAGTAGATGTTACGGTGTATGTATTATTGCAATTTGGACACTGCATAGTACAGATACAGTGGGAATGGTCAGGAGACCAAGAATAAGCTGCCGGTTTGTATGAATGACCATTTCTTTGGCAGGCATTTATATCGACGTAATAATATGTGGACGTCATGGTGTGGTATTTCGGCTGATCTGGGAATAGGCCTGGGGCGTTAGTGTGTAAATACTCTGCCATAGCAGTGCTGATACAAGCGCCACTAGAGTTATGTCCTTTATGACCTTGCTCTACTGTTCCATGAGCTTCGATATATAGTTCTTGCCAAATGTACTTTGTGGGCACGCTAATGGTGGCACTTGAAGACCAAAATCCTTTAGGTGCACTACCTGAGGAAATGACCTGGCCATAGGCATTCCTGATAGTGTAGCTTAATGAAGAACCATACATGTATTGATACGTATTTCCGTTAGTTGTAAGGACGATGGTTTTTGCGCCAATAGGTTTAGTTGCTCGTATAGTTCCGGATGTATCGGTGTGACCAGAACAATCCCATGACCCAGTTTCTACAAGATTTAAATGACAGCCTCCAATTCCCCATTTGCCAATCAATGCTGAGCTACTACCAGATGGAATGGTTGGATGATTAGGATTGTTAGGGCTAAGGTAATATCTGGAAAGCCAATCTTCCATTTGCTGTTTTGTTGTTGGATGGCCTTCTACAAGATTTCTGAAAGTCGAATAGTAGGAATCGTTGTTAAAGCATATGTTCCAGCATAACCAATCGTAGTCTTCGTCACCTTTATTAGCACCAGAAGAACGGCCGCCGGGCCAATCATTTCCGTAGTCACAATCAGCATCAGATGCCCAAATAGCACCCATGTCGCTGAACCTACAAATGTCTTTTACTCCATATCGTAATTCCGATAGTTTATCAAAACGTTCAATGGAGTTTGCAATTAAATCACCCACTTTACATTCTGGGGTGTTGATACAGTAATTGAAAAATTCTTGATTAACTTCTCCGCGAGTAAATCCGTAACCAGAAACAGCCATCAAACTATATAATTCTGAAGAATTATTTAGAGAAGCAATTCCGTTAGTTCTATTTTGAATGTAATCATCTACGAGAAATTCAATGTAGGTCTTTACCCAAGTTTTCTGTGTATCGTTAAGGCTGGAATAGTTGCTTCCGAATGCCCTTAGAATATCAATATCGTGAGTATCACTGGCGGTGCGTTGTGCTGTCCATTTAGCATTAAGTTTTTCTTCGGAAGTAGAGTTGGCACCCATAAGGAATACATTTGTATCTGAATCCTTTCCATCACCAAGGTAGGTTCCACTTGAAGTTAGATATATTAGACCATCAGCGAGAATGGGGTGGTCATGTATTCTTTTTGTATATTCACTAAAAACTTGAGGCTGTTCATTTATCCAGTTAATGATAAATTCAGGATTATTGATTATTGTTTGGTATAAAAAAGCATCGAATTCAGGATTATATGTAATCTGAATGTCTTTAGACGATTTGACATCACCCTTTGGACTAACATAATCGCTGTAATATTTGTTAGTCCAGCTTGTAAAATTGGGATTAAACCAAGGCTTATCATTGGTCCAATGAAGCTCCTCATTAAAAAGCTTCAGCCAGACATATTGAACTGCATAGCTTTTGGTGGATGAATATTTAGATAAATAGTTTGTGTAGTCAGATCTAAAGGGAATAAATATGGAATTCTGATTCGCATATACGGTATGTTCTTTTGCCTGCGCTGATATTGAAGAACCAAAGAGCGCACTAAATACAACCACCAACGACAGTAAAGTGTTGATGATTTTTTTGACCATTTTTTTCATTAACTCCTCCTAATATTAAAAAGGTTTAAAGCTATCGCCAACGTAGTAACCATGTGAGTTTGTGGCAGGATCATATCCGAATTCAAAATAGGTTTCATTGTCGGATATGCGGTCGTTGATACGATTGATTTGCTCCTGTAAGTCGTTATCTTTAGAATCCATGTCATTTTTTAGTACTGCATCCCCTTCTTCTTGCGATAGTTTGAGCTCATCGTGCATGGACTCCATTTCTTGGAATATTGTTTTTTCTAAGTTGTTAAGAATCTTTTCTAAATCGGTTAATTCCCAAGAGCTGCTATCTGATGGAGAGGCTGTGTTGTTATCTTTTAATGAAACATAAAGATGCTCGTTATATATAACGTATGCCCCTTTACCGTAAACGCCTCCCGATGAATAGTCAGAAGCACCGAGTGAATTCTTATAAGTACGTCTAAGCTCATCAATCATGGAAGTAAGATTTGCTGATTTATCATTAAGCTGGCCATCAGTATAAGCCTTAAGCTTTCCGATTTCGCTTAGCAGTTCTTTGTAGTGTTTACTATCAGTATTTGTATTCTCATCTAATTGTGCCTGAAGTAACTGGATGAGCTGATCCACGTAAGCTTTATTTTCGGCGTACTTGGTTTCTATTATTTTTGTGAGAGCATCAATGGCATCCTTGTTGCTTTGGATATCAGAATAAATATCATTTTCAGTAAGATACTGATTGATGATTTCTTCCAAAGCCTGGTTTTGCTCTGTAGTAAAACCATTTGAAGATTCAATATACTCCGCAAGGAATTTTAGAATTTTCCTTTTGGCAGCTTCTTGGTTTAAATCGCCATCGGTGTAGTCGTCAATTGCATCTAAATACGAATTAGTTATGTATTCTTGTATTTCATCTACAGTAAGTTCTGATGCTGAAACGGTCTTCATAGAGCGAAGATTTTTAATACCTGCAATCATGAAATGACCGAGTGTTACAAGTAGCACCAGCGCCAGTGTAGAAATGAACACAGCAATTTTATTTAAAGTGCCATCTGGATATCTATAAGTGTCAATAATGTCCTGTAAAAGGGTATAGTTGTCCCTTGTATCATTTAATTTCTTTTTCATATAACTCATATCTCCTTATTTAAGAAATTGTTTGATTTTATTGTTGATAGACTGATAGTCTAGGGGACAATCTGAAGTTTCAAACGTAGCAATCAGATTTTCGCCTAGATAGATTTGATTTTTTGCATAGCACATAATCTTATGGCTGAAGTCATTTAAATACTTCTCATCTTCCATAAGACCAAAATGTTCCCAATACATAATCTGCCCAGTTTGTGGGTGCAAGATTGTAAAATCGGGCGCAAAAGTAGCGTCATCAATTGTTGAGTTAGAACAGTGCCCTATTGATAAATCTCCTTCTGGCAGAGTCTTTAATAACTTATTCAATTGATTAAGCTTTGTTTGTATTCTGTTTTTTTCTTCTTGGATTCAATCAACTCCTTTCATTTGAGATTTTGCACTATTTAAAAATGATTGAGAAAAATTTGGCGAAACGCCAAGATGTATCAAAAGATACTTGGAGACTATATCACGGAGAATGGAAAATTACAAGAAGAAATTTTTTTATTTTTGTTTTTGGATTTATAACGGAATGCCGTGAGGCGTTATTTTGTCTGGGATTATGGGTGAAAAAAATTTTTTTAATTTGTAATGTGAAATGGGGATGTGGCTGAAATAAGAGAGGC
It contains:
- a CDS encoding DUF4422 domain-containing protein, whose protein sequence is MDIKIIIAMHKPFQVPSGEDYVPLQVGAAGKDSIGNILRDDEGDNISAKNPYYCELTGLYYAWKNLDAEAIGLVHYRRYFSLKSKSYRKHHGCFDSVLSHDEAKALLTRADVIVPKKRRYYIESLYSHYAHTLDGAHLDIAKKIVGQYYPEYMSSLVKVYARSWGYMFNMAIMPKKELDEYCTWLFDILGRMEEKIDASSLDAFSARLYGRVSEILFNVWIDKKQEEGLSIVECPVIDMEPINWPKKILGFLQAKFFGKKYKASM
- a CDS encoding glycosyltransferase family 2 protein codes for the protein MSEEIKFSVIMPTYGVGDYIGDALGCLQMQTYDNFEVIIVDDCSPDSSGDIARGYMERDDRFYYVKHETNQGVSAARNTGIEHATGDYILFLDPDDLYERNLLRVCAAALERNPVDLLVYSFTEDYRNAAGKIEFMKGITLDMMDYDDDMVTTSDAATIHKMAMQMEAITMLGYPWNKCYKTSIIKENNLQYQKIKHVEDILFNCDFLDYTTSLTVLNDVLYHYRNQGQVRLTGGEIEDYFKLQKIRIERIYDQQQKWRTCDFEALGTLSKEYFRSFQSAMVRQLESGVKTDDILKWCNAEAETELYQNLRRYMPEDSKTLKLLYKPLTEGMFGTALRRARLMKYTKSHFPGVFNRAKQLR
- a CDS encoding glycosyltransferase family 2 protein, whose amino-acid sequence is MKDVAILLATYNGAKYLRAQLDSLFGQTNQDFRIVAHDDGSSDETIDILNEYRDKHPDRMEIIYGHPTGSPKANFMYLLSEVEADYYFFCDQDDVWYPDKVKKSIEKLLETEIDAGGMDRKPAIVFTDMTVVDENLNVIDNSFIRYLGRSPKNTAYTQIIIDNPAAGTTMCFNRALRDIAVSCDSVQWENVPMHDAWLLEIASIFGTVYAIEEPLVYYRQTGHNTMGAVTESTSEKVARNAGDIANGFLCKKKAFINEARVFAREILRLKDIPEDKLKVLNGFVHIGSKPKLYRISYYRRHNFTRAKHNLWMRLWV
- a CDS encoding FeoA family protein is translated as MPLVVAPTGEEQMIKRIGGSEEVKRHLQELGFVPGGFVTVVNEIGGNLIVNVKESRVAVDKQLAQKIFI
- a CDS encoding glycosyltransferase family 2 protein; amino-acid sequence: MKISVITPFYEGEKYMEKYVACMEANRKSLEAAGHSLEVVLVNDSPWKKLEALPINNQYFSVITNPENKGIHYSRVSGLQSSTGDYVMFLDQDDLLEADALVKMVDAISSKSCDMIIANAKLEQADGSYLSWYRTDAHWNRVWDLQTYLKVGIQIISPGQCLIKKSAIPEFWKEHLVRVNGADDYYLWLLMLAAGKRAAYLKEALYIHKYTGANISADTSATDASVYDFIELLYDCDYFKEEDIITLHEMITYKAQFRKSSLIGKVGCSLANLGIFIFNLKFKRETKTKYGFNR
- the feoB gene encoding ferrous iron transporter B translates to MGIRIALAGNPNCGKTTLFNALTGSNQFVGNWPGVTVEYKEGKFKGDKEVTIVDLPGIYSLSPYTLEEVVSRNYLIDEKPDAIINVIDGTNLERNLYLTTQIVELGIPVVIGINMMDVVEKNGDKINAAKLSEEIGVPVYELSALKNRGLKEIVDAAVKAGKEAKPQSPKHRFDGSVEHALAHIEELCLHNISDENVQRWYSIKLFERDEKIQEKLGLTSDVIAHIENDIASCEKEMDDDSESIITGERYNYIGTIINGCVKKGSKGMTTSDKIDQIVTNRFLALPIFAVVMFLVYFVSVTTVGTWATDWANDGVFGDGWHLFAIGSADYADAADEYTANQLIVDGYDLYVEENGTEPTGDFEYPVEDEETAAVEYETATLADYEAAAAYVEANEEPDPANYGIWIPGVPVFVEAGLDAIGCNDVVKGLILDGIVAGVGAVLGFVPQMLVLFIFLAFLESCGYMARVAFIMDRIFRKFGLSGKSFIPMLIGTGCGVPGIMASRTIENDRDRKMTIMTTTFIPCGAKLPFIAMVAGAIFGGAAWVAPAAYFLGIFAIIVSGIMLKKTKLFAGDPAPFVMELPAYHWPTVGNVLRSMWERGWSFIKKAGTIILLSTIVVWFCTFFGVVDGAFTMLEEDQIDHSILATLGRCLAWIFIPLGFGDWEATVASITGLVAKENIVGTLAIIYGASGDVYETMRAAFTDASGFAFLAFNLLCAPCFAAMGAIKREMNNTKWFWTAIGYQCGFAWVIGLIVYQVGKVFTGEGFTFGTIFGIAAICCLVYGLFRKDKYNK
- a CDS encoding FeoA family protein encodes the protein MKTLRDVSVGETVTVAKLTGEGAVKRRIMDMGITKGVEIYVRKIAPLGDPVEITVRGYELSVRKADAEMILLKED
- a CDS encoding FeoB-associated Cys-rich membrane protein, with the translated sequence MGTFIVVVILIAIVAAIVHSLVKARKRGEHPACGGDCGSCGGSCGCH